The window ATATAAAAGAAGGTATAGTCTATGAAGATGAAAATGTTCTTTTGTTTAATAAATCTCCCAACATGGTTATGCACAAGGGAAGCGGTCATGACTATGGTCTGTCAGAGATGCTAAAATCCTATTATCAAAGTGAAGAGGTTACATTTATAAACAGGATAGACAAGGCGACTTCCGGGCTGATAATAGGTGCCAAAACTCTCCCTGTGACAAGAGAGCTGTCTCAAGAGATGAGAGATGGGAATATCAACAAGAGATATTATATTCTGGTAGAAGGAAGGGTAGATAGGGGAGAATTTCAGATAAAAAGCTACCTTAAAAAGACAGATACCCGTGTGGTAGAGCTAGATAAATATGAAAAAGGAGCAAAAGAGAGTATAAGTTATTTTAAAGTCATCCAGCGAGGTAAAAACAGAACTATATTAGAGGGGATATTGGGCACAGGAAGGACCCATCAGCTTCGGGTGCACCTAGCCAATCTGGGGCATCCCATAGTGGGAGATGCAAAATACGGAGAAAACAGCAGAGGGGAGATGTGCTTGTTTTCTCATTTTACAGAGATCCCGTCCCTGAATATAAAAATAGACCTACCGCTCCCTGAGGCCTTTAAAAACAAATTGACAAAATAAAACTTATTGTTTAAAATATTAAATGGTTTTAGGATTATTTTGGTTTTGGGAAAATAATTCACTCGTATAATTTTGGAGATATGGTCCAAGAGTTTCTACGGATTCACCTTAAATGAATCTGCTATGGGTGGAATTATGTTTAAAATGAGCTTGTTCAGGTACAAATTCTATTATGAATTTGTACCTTTTTTAATTTATGTTATTGAAAATATAAGAATATTAGAGTCAAAAGATTTTGTCACGAATGGACACTAATAAAAGATAGGGGAATTAACACGAATAGAGATAAAACCTTTTGGTTACAGAGGACACAGAGAAAAGAGTTGCACAGAGGGGAGCGGTATAGAGTCAAAAGATTTTGTCACGAATGGGCACTAATAAAAGATAGGGAAATTAGCACGAATAAGGCAAAA is drawn from uncultured Ilyobacter sp. and contains these coding sequences:
- a CDS encoding RluA family pseudouridine synthase, producing the protein MEHKIEKNFHDTRLDKYIRKKYEGINLTEIFKLIRKGRIKVNGKKVKQNYRLQEGDLVKVFYRGGETAVKKFLELSQKETEYIKEGIVYEDENVLLFNKSPNMVMHKGSGHDYGLSEMLKSYYQSEEVTFINRIDKATSGLIIGAKTLPVTRELSQEMRDGNINKRYYILVEGRVDRGEFQIKSYLKKTDTRVVELDKYEKGAKESISYFKVIQRGKNRTILEGILGTGRTHQLRVHLANLGHPIVGDAKYGENSRGEMCLFSHFTEIPSLNIKIDLPLPEAFKNKLTK